The Agelaius phoeniceus isolate bAgePho1 chromosome 4, bAgePho1.hap1, whole genome shotgun sequence genome includes a region encoding these proteins:
- the LOC143693969 gene encoding uncharacterized protein LOC143693969: protein MFFLFLKLPSQALSPLSRQLPSSWSHIDQKSLQVDCSDLFSRTVGFSRPSGMCSLTSPSVPDSFLCDLEELNSLALATSQTVAISPGNSIHHVKDGHFMPNTEVFLSSPTDLPLSSLVSPSVSSSASSSHDITYKHVSNNTKSGKDKDLESIIDPLVIEVPRDLSDATREGEHGAMHNIPLPYEEGSLSSVLAAENEEEICTADLSLNKGDQSESQESDFSGEAQDTTEELTRLYIEEDLVHDNLEFPIASGEDSMDCYEGYTSPDIFKVF, encoded by the coding sequence atgtttttcttatttttgaagTTGCCTTCCCAAGCACTGAGCCCACTTTCCAGACAACTTCCGTCATCTTGGTCACACATTGATCAAAAGAGTCTCCAGGTTGACTGTAGTGACTTGTTCTCAAGGACTGTTGGGTTCTCAAGACCTTCAGGCATGTGCAGCTTAACTTCTCCATCAGTTCCAGACAGTTTTCTTTGTGACTTAGAAGAACTCAATTCTTTGGCATTAGCAACCTCCCAGACTGTAGCAATCTCCCCAGGTAATAGCATTCACCATGTTAAGGATGGTCACTTTATGCCAAATACAGAGGTGTTTCTCAGCTCTCCTACAGATCTCCCTCTGTCCTCTCTTGTATCTCCCTCTGTCTCATCTTCAGCCAGCTCATCTCATGACATAACATATAAGCATGTCAGCAACAATACCAAATCAGGAAAAGATAAAGACTTAGAAAGCATAATTGATCCTTTAGTTATTGAAGTACCTAGAGATTTGTCAGATGCTACAAGAGAAGGTGAACACGGTGCTATGCATAACATCCCTTTGCCATATGAAGAAGGTTCCTTGTCCAGTGTGCTAGCTGCTGAAAACGAAGAGGAAATCTGTACTGCAGACCTGTCACTTAATAAAGGGGATCAGTCAGAATCTCAAGAATCAGATTTCTCTGGAGAAGCACAAGACACAACAGAAGAACTGACTAGACTGTACATAGAGGAGGATCTGGTACATGACAATTTAGAATTCCCAATAGCAAGTGGAGAAGATTCTATGGATTGTTATGAAGGATATACTTCACCAGAtatttttaaggtattttaa